Proteins co-encoded in one Quercus robur chromosome 8, dhQueRobu3.1, whole genome shotgun sequence genomic window:
- the LOC126696837 gene encoding probable L-gulonolactone oxidase 6, which yields MVLLRGLFQSCCLFLLIFVVCCIPPEDPIKCSSDNTDCTITNSYGAFPDRSTCRAAEVAFPSTEQELISIVSKASRNNRKMKVATRYSHSIPKLVCLDGQDGLLISTKYLNRTLKVDVEAMTITVESGVTLRQLINEAAKAGLALPYTPYWWGLTIGGLLSTGAHGSTLWANGSSVHDYLLELRIVTPGFAGFARVRSLKDGDKDFNAAKVSLGVLGVISQVTLKLQPMFKRSITYLTKDDSDLGDKVTSFGNEHEFADITWYPSQRKAVYRIDDRVNTNSPGNGLYDYTPFRPTASVALGVIRTTEDFQESLSDALGKCLSAQTVILTLKTAAYGLSNNGILFTGYPVIGYHNRFQASGTCLDSLDDALITACAWDPRVKGEFFHQTTFSVGLSVAKSFIQDVQKLIELEPKAMCGVELYNGILMRYVKASSAYLGKQEDAVDFDITYYRSKDPLTPRLYEDILEEVEQLALFKYGALPHWGKNRNVAFDGVINKYKNAKEFLRVKKVYDPFGLFSSEWTDQVLGLKNSVTIDKEGCALEGLCICSQDIHCAPNKGYYCRPGKVYKDARVCARVTSK from the exons ATGGTATTATTACGCGGACTTTTCCAATCTTGCTGTCTCTTCctgttaatctttgttgtgtgttGCATCCCCCCAGAGGACCCCATCAAATGTTCATCAGATAATACAGATTGCACAATCACAAACTCCTATGGTGCCTTCCCTGATCGGAGCACTTGTCGAGCCGCCGAGGTGGCGTTCCCGTCCACCGAGCAAGAGCTCATTTCCATAGTGTCAAAAGCAAGCAGGAACAATAGGAAAATGAAAGTGGCAACACGTTATTCACATAGCATTCCGAAGCTAGTTTGTTTAGATGGGCAAGATGGGCTTTTGATAAGCACCAAGTATCTCAATCGTACTCTAAAAGTTGATGTTGAAGCTATGACGATAACGGTGGAGAGTGGTGTGACATTGAGGCAGCTAATCAACGAGGCTGCCAAGGCTGGGCTAGCCTTGCCTTATACACCATATTGGTGGGGTTTGACAATTGGAGGCCTGTTGAGCACAGGTGCACATGGTAGCACCTTGTGGGCTAATGGGAGCTCAGTCCATGATTACCTTCTGGAACTTCGAATTGTTACTCCGGGGTTCGCTGGATTCGCAAGGGTTCGGAGTCTCAAAGATGGTGACAAAGATTTTAATGCAGCAAAAGTTTCACTTGGAGTTCTTGGAGTCATTTCACAG GTCACTCTAAAACTACAACCCATGTTCAAACGATCCATCACCTACTTGACAAAGGATGATTCGGACTTGGGAGATAAAGTGACTAGTTTTGGCAATGAACATGAGTTTGCCGACATAACTTGGTATCCTAGTCAACGCAAGGCAGTTTATCGTATTGACGACCGAGTCAACACAAACTCACCTGGCAATGGTCTATATGATTACACCCCATTCCGCCCCACAGCTTCAGTTGCACTGGGCGTTATCAGAACCACAG AGGATTTTCAAGAATCCCTTAGTGATGCTCTTGGGAAGTGCCTCAGTGCACAGACAGTTATTTTAACACTCAAGACTGCTGCCTATGGTTTAAGTAACAATG GTATTCTTTTTACGGGTTATCCTGTAATTGGATATCACAATCGCTTTCAAGCATCAGGAACTTGTCTAGATAGTCTTGATGATGCATTGATCACAGCTTGTGCGTGGGACCCGAGAGTTAAGGGTGAGTTCTTTCACCAAACTACATTCAGTGTTGGCTTGTCCGTGGCTAAAAGCTTCATTCAAGATGTGCAAAAGCTGATAGAATTGGAGCCTAAAGCAATGTGTGGTGTAGAACTTTATAATGGAATCCTCATGCGCTACGTTAAGGCTTCGAGTGCTTATTTAGGCAAGCAAGAAGATGCAGTGGACTTTGATATCACTTATTATCGAAGTAAAGACCCCTTAACTCCTAGGTTATATGAAGACATACTAGAAGAAGTTGAGCAACTCGCACTGTTCAAGTATGGGGCGCTGCCCCATTGGGGGAAGAATCGAAACGTAGCATTTGATGGAGTCATCAACAAGTACAAAAATGCTAAAGAATTCTTAAGGGTTAAGAAGGTGTATGATCCATTTGGCCTCTTCTCTAGTGAGTGGACTGACCAAGTTCTTGGATTGAAAAATAGTGTGACTATAGATAAGGAGGGGTGTGCATTAGAAGGGCTGTGTATATGCTCACAAGACATTCATTGTGCTCCCAACAAGGGTTATTATTGTAGACCAGGAAAAGTATATAAGGATGCAAGGGTGTGTGCTCGTGTAACTTCTAAGTAG